From a region of the Pseudodesulfovibrio senegalensis genome:
- the rplJ gene encoding 50S ribosomal protein L10 codes for MNRQEKAQIIEQFHEKAARANIAVVTDFKGMTVEEMTDLRAKCYEAGVDFQVVKNTLARLALKDTDHGELSEHLKDNCAFALGYEDPVALAKVLTDFAKTSKKFELKFGCLEGKYLDADGIKELSKMPTKPELLSSVLGTMQAVPRNFVSLFANIERKFLYALVAIKDQKEQGEAA; via the coding sequence ATGAACAGGCAAGAGAAAGCCCAGATCATCGAGCAGTTTCATGAGAAGGCTGCACGGGCGAACATTGCCGTCGTCACCGACTTCAAGGGCATGACTGTCGAGGAGATGACTGATCTCCGCGCCAAGTGCTATGAAGCCGGGGTTGACTTCCAGGTCGTCAAGAATACTTTGGCCCGGTTGGCTCTCAAGGACACCGATCACGGTGAACTGAGCGAACATCTCAAGGATAACTGCGCATTTGCGCTGGGTTACGAAGATCCCGTAGCCCTGGCAAAGGTGCTGACCGACTTTGCAAAGACCAGCAAGAAGTTTGAGCTGAAGTTCGGTTGCCTTGAAGGCAAGTATCTTGACGCCGACGGCATCAAGGAGCTCTCGAAGATGCCTACGAAGCCCGAACTGCTGAGTTCCGTCCTCGGAACCATGCAGGCCGTGCCTCGCAACTTCGTGTCTCTGTTCGCAAACATCGAGCGCAAGTTCCTGTACGCTCTGGTCGCCATCAAGGACCAGAAAGAACAGGGCGAAGCCGCGTAA
- the nusG gene encoding transcription termination/antitermination protein NusG — protein MSESRAPSARWYIVHTYSGFEQRVEQTIREMMRTGQDGGLIEEVVMPTEKVVELVKGERRTSTRKFYPGYVMIKMILTDDSWHLIQSIPRVTGFVGGKNRPTPMRDSEAQNILNMMESRQEKPRPKYNFERGDEVRVIDGPFGGFNGIVEEVNYDKGKLRVSVSIFGRQTPVELDFVQVDKG, from the coding sequence ATGAGCGAATCTCGCGCGCCCTCGGCCCGGTGGTATATAGTACATACCTATTCCGGTTTCGAGCAGCGTGTTGAGCAGACAATCCGGGAGATGATGCGGACCGGTCAGGACGGAGGCCTCATTGAAGAGGTCGTCATGCCTACCGAGAAGGTCGTCGAGCTCGTCAAAGGCGAGCGCAGGACCTCCACCCGCAAGTTTTATCCCGGCTACGTCATGATCAAGATGATCCTGACGGATGATTCCTGGCATTTGATTCAGTCCATTCCCCGCGTCACGGGGTTTGTGGGCGGCAAGAACAGGCCCACGCCGATGCGGGACAGCGAAGCGCAGAACATCCTCAACATGATGGAATCTCGTCAGGAGAAGCCGCGACCGAAGTACAACTTCGAGCGTGGGGACGAGGTCCGTGTCATTGACGGCCCCTTCGGAGGCTTCAACGGCATTGTCGAGGAAGTCAATTACGACAAGGGAAAGCTCCGCGTCTCCGTGTCCATATTCGGGCGTCAAACTCCTGTCGAACTGGACTTTGTCCAGGTGGACAAGGGGTAG
- the rplL gene encoding 50S ribosomal protein L7/L12 — translation MADITKDQVVEFIGNMTVLELSEFIKELEDKFGVEAAAPAAAVMAAPVAGGDAAGAAEEKTEFDVILAGAGGNKIAVIKAVRGLTGLGLKEAKALVDEAPKAIKEAVSKEEADEAKKQLEEAGAEVEVK, via the coding sequence ATGGCTGACATCACCAAAGATCAGGTAGTCGAGTTTATCGGCAATATGACCGTTCTGGAACTCTCCGAGTTCATCAAGGAACTGGAAGACAAGTTCGGCGTTGAAGCCGCTGCTCCCGCTGCCGCCGTCATGGCCGCTCCGGTGGCTGGTGGCGATGCTGCCGGTGCTGCTGAAGAAAAGACCGAATTTGACGTCATCCTGGCTGGCGCCGGTGGCAACAAGATCGCCGTCATCAAGGCTGTTCGCGGCCTGACCGGTCTCGGCCTCAAGGAAGCCAAGGCTCTCGTGGACGAAGCTCCCAAGGCCATCAAGGAAGCCGTTTCCAAAGAAGAAGCCGACGAAGCCAAGAAGCAGCTGGAAGAAGCCGGCGCTGAAGTTGAAGTTAAGTAA
- the rplK gene encoding 50S ribosomal protein L11 codes for MAKKEMGKIKLQIPAGSANPSPPVGPALGQHGVNIMEFCKAFNAKTQDQKGMLIPVIITVYQDRSFSFITKTPPASTLLIKAAKLSKGSGEPNKNKVGRVSKDQVREIAETKMPDLNCNDIEAAMRSIMGTARSMGIEVK; via the coding sequence ATGGCCAAGAAAGAAATGGGTAAAATCAAGCTGCAGATTCCTGCAGGTTCCGCCAATCCCTCTCCGCCGGTCGGTCCGGCTCTGGGGCAGCATGGCGTGAATATCATGGAGTTCTGCAAGGCATTCAACGCCAAGACGCAGGACCAGAAGGGTATGCTTATCCCGGTCATCATCACGGTGTACCAGGACCGCAGCTTCTCCTTCATCACCAAGACGCCGCCGGCATCTACTCTCTTGATCAAGGCAGCCAAGCTGTCCAAGGGATCCGGTGAGCCCAACAAGAACAAGGTGGGCAGGGTCTCCAAGGACCAGGTGCGCGAAATCGCCGAAACCAAGATGCCCGACCTGAACTGCAACGATATCGAAGCCGCTATGCGCTCCATCATGGGCACCGCCCGGAGCATGGGCATCGAAGTTAAATAG
- the rplA gene encoding 50S ribosomal protein L1, translating into MPKHGKKYRNAVEGVDMAQRVSVEDGVKMAVEKAYAKFDETVDVAINLGVDPKYSDQMVRGAVSLPNGLGKDVRVAAFCKGDKEAEAKEAGADIVGAEDLVEKIQGGWLDFDKAVATPDMMAQVGKIGRLLGPRGMMPNAKTGTVTFDIGSAVSEMKAGKVEFKVDKAGVLHAPIGKVSFGAEKLLENMFALLDAIMRLKPSSAKGAYMKNVAVATTMGPGIKIDPLTVRKFLDK; encoded by the coding sequence ATGCCCAAACATGGAAAGAAATACCGCAACGCCGTTGAAGGCGTGGACATGGCTCAGCGGGTTTCTGTCGAAGACGGCGTGAAGATGGCTGTTGAAAAAGCCTACGCCAAGTTCGACGAAACCGTTGACGTGGCCATCAACCTTGGTGTTGACCCCAAATATTCCGACCAGATGGTCCGTGGAGCCGTCAGCCTGCCCAATGGGCTTGGCAAGGACGTCCGTGTGGCCGCATTCTGTAAAGGTGACAAGGAAGCCGAGGCCAAGGAAGCCGGAGCCGACATCGTCGGTGCCGAGGACCTGGTCGAGAAGATTCAGGGCGGCTGGCTCGATTTCGACAAGGCTGTCGCCACTCCGGACATGATGGCACAGGTCGGTAAGATCGGCCGTCTGCTCGGACCCCGCGGCATGATGCCCAACGCCAAGACCGGTACCGTTACTTTCGACATCGGCTCCGCCGTTTCGGAAATGAAGGCCGGTAAGGTTGAATTCAAGGTCGACAAGGCCGGCGTGCTGCATGCTCCCATCGGCAAGGTCTCCTTCGGAGCCGAAAAGCTGCTGGAGAATATGTTTGCGCTGCTGGATGCGATCATGAGGCTCAAGCCTTCGTCCGCCAAGGGCGCCTACATGAAGAACGTGGCCGTTGCCACGACCATGGGCCCCGGCATCAAGATCGATCCGCTGACTGTCAGGAAATTCCTGGACAAATAA
- the rpmG gene encoding 50S ribosomal protein L33 — MRVNIQLQCTECKRKNYATQKNKKNTTGRLEVKKYCPWDKKHTVHKEAK, encoded by the coding sequence ATGCGCGTCAACATTCAGCTGCAGTGCACCGAGTGCAAGCGTAAGAACTACGCCACGCAGAAGAATAAGAAGAATACTACTGGTCGACTCGAGGTGAAAAAGTATTGTCCCTGGGACAAGAAACACACCGTCCACAAGGAAGCCAAGTAG
- the secE gene encoding preprotein translocase subunit SecE, producing MARKKAKKVAPQQPVAQGGVMGKIHELKTFFEESKVEIKKVVWPSRKETVTTCVAVVVVTLVIALYLGVVDLGLSKLVAFILS from the coding sequence ATGGCCAGAAAGAAAGCCAAGAAAGTCGCTCCTCAGCAACCTGTTGCCCAGGGGGGCGTCATGGGCAAGATCCATGAGCTCAAGACCTTTTTCGAGGAATCCAAGGTCGAGATCAAGAAAGTGGTCTGGCCTTCCCGAAAGGAAACCGTCACCACGTGTGTGGCGGTAGTCGTGGTTACCTTGGTCATAGCCCTTTACCTGGGCGTTGTGGACCTCGGGCTGAGCAAGCTCGTGGCCTTCATCCTGTCCTAA